A single genomic interval of Corvus cornix cornix isolate S_Up_H32 chromosome 1, ASM73873v5, whole genome shotgun sequence harbors:
- the GPALPP1 gene encoding GPALPP motifs-containing protein 1 isoform X2: protein MARQLIGPALPPGFPRRAEAEPGEDFSQVAGPALPPGYRSSCSSETPDSDDDSESLPLPRDTNRDSEEETEGDPAPKKPKSINEDDDDDGFFGPALPPGFKKQDDSPERPIIGPALPPGFRKPSEDTRSSRCFIGPSVSSESRPQLTDSSEEEDNLIGPMPAKGPVESDVAKEFERRAQRMKEKLTTADSDEPKQVTRESWMTELPPELKSFGFGPRTFKRRADDKSGDRSIWTDTPADRERKAKEREEAKKSSSKDNEEMVLSGRDKRLIEQVTLYNESKRSESLMDIHQKKLKSKASEEKTKPQERRPFDREQDLKVNRFDEAQKKALIRKSRDLNSKFEHSKGNMFL, encoded by the exons TTGCAGGACCAGCACTGCCTCCAGGCTACAGAAGCAGCTGTAGCTCAGAAACTCCTGACAGTGATGACGACTCAGAATCGCTTCCTCTACCCAGAGACACAAACAGAGATTCTGAAGAGGAGACAGAAGGAGATCCAGCACCCAA AAAGCCAAAAAGTATTAATGAAgacgatgatgatgatggcTTTTTTGGgccagctcttcctcctggATTTAAAAAACAGGATGATTCTCCAGAGAG ACCCATTATAGGTCCTGCATTACCACCTGGCTTTAGGAAACCTTCAGAGGACACCAGGAGTAGCAGATGTTTCATAGGACCGTCTGTTTCGTCAGAATCCCGTCCCCAG ctgACAGATAGTAGCGAGGAGGAGGACAATCTTATAGGGCCGATGCCTGCAAAAGGACCAGTGGAGTCTGATGTGGCTAAAGAATTTGAACGCAGAGCtcagagaatgaaagaaaaacttacTACAGCAGACAGT GATGAACCCAAACAAGTTACCAGGGAATCATGGATGACAGAGCTCCCACCTGAGTTGAAAAGCTTTGGATTTGGCCCAAGAACATTCAAGAGACGAGCTGATGACAAATCAGGTGATAGATCTATTTGGACAGATACTCCAgcagacagagagagaaaagccaaG GAAAGAGAGGAGGCAAAAAAATCAAGCAGTAAGGATAATGAAGAAATGGTATTATCTGGGAGAGACAAGAGGCTTATTGAGCAGGTGACTTTGTACAAT gAGTCAAAGAGGTCAGAGTCTCTCATGGACATCCatcagaaaaagctgaagagcAAAGCATCCGAAGAGAAGACCAAACCTCAGGAAAGAAGGCCATTTGACCGAGAGCAGGATCTCAAAGTCAATCGCTTTGATGAAGCACAAAAGAAAGCTCTTATAAGAAAATCCAGAGATCTGAATAGTAAATTTGAGCACAGTAAAGGCAACATGTTTTTATAA